The following proteins are encoded in a genomic region of Corylus avellana chromosome ca4, CavTom2PMs-1.0:
- the LOC132178111 gene encoding uncharacterized protein LOC132178111, with amino-acid sequence MGERIENGDPSRTLRELFAPITTNTPSCIVLSATNATHFDLKPNVIQVLPAFQGLENEDPYTHVKSFLEMCDTFRFQRFSDESVRLRLFPFSLHGRAKTWLHSNMPGSITSWEILLSKFYNKFFSIFRINECRREISGFSQDEEVKFFESWERFKELTMKCPPHGFETWRLVQFFYNGLTQPQRNMIESMNGGGFLNLTRKEAYRLLDELSDSSQRWDFSSRQGKSSASPKKGGLYEVKDDADIRRQLKDLMRKVEAIALNKPVIEVDTYQVDVCSLRASPMHFAQNCPSLSTFAEHPTEQVNAFNDHRKPISGHFAKTYNPWWRNHPNFSWKQN; translated from the coding sequence ATGGGAGAACGGATTGAGAATGGAGATCCATCCAGGACCCTCAGGGAGTTGTTTGCACCCATCACTACCAACACTCCATCATGCATAGTGTTGTCTGCTACCAATGCCACTCACTTTGACTTGAAGCCAAATGTGATTCAAGTCCTTCCTGCTTTCCAAGGTCTAGAGAATGAAGATCCATACACTCATGTGAAGTCTTTCTTGGAGATGTGTGATACATTCAGGTTTCAAAGATTCTCTGATGAGTCGGTGCGTCTTAGGctatttcctttttccttaCATGGTAGGGCAAAAACTTGGTTACACTCCAACATGCCTGGATCCATCACCTCTTGGGAAATTTTGCTGAGCAAGTTCTACAATAAATTCTTCTCAATATTCAGGATCAATGAATGTCGTCGAGAGATCAGTGGTTTTAGTCAGGATGAGGAGGTGAAATTCTTTGAAAGCTGGGAGAGGTTTAAAGAGTTAACTATGAAGTGTCCACCCCATGGTTTTGAGACTTGGAGGCTCGTTCAATTTTTCTACAATGGATTGACTCAACCACAGCGTAACATGATCGAGTCCATGAATGGTGGAGGTTTCTTGAATCTTACAAGGAAAGAAGCTTATAGGTTGTTGGATGAACTGTCTGATAGTTCACAACGGTGGGACTTTTCAAGTCGTCAGGGTAAGTCTTCCGCTTCCCCCAAGAAGGGAGGCCTCTATGAGGTGAAGGACGATGCTGATATAAGGAGGCAACTCAAGGATCTCATGCGTAAGGTTGAAGCTATCGCTCTGAACAAACCAGTGATTGAGGTAGATACTTACCAAGTTGATGTATGTTCGTTACGTGCCAGCCCGATGCACTTTGCCCAAAATTGCCCATCTCTGTCAACATTTGCTGAGCATCCTACGgagcaagtcaatgccttcaatgatCACAGGAAACCCATAAGTGGACATTTTGCTAAGACTTACAATCCATGGTGGCggaatcaccccaatttctcttggaagcagaatTAA